From a region of the Neisseria subflava genome:
- a CDS encoding NAD-dependent epimerase/dehydratase family protein translates to MNIIIFGGSGFIGKRTVQILKEQGHQVCTPNRRAFDFLHPDETAARRLLEGQDVLINCIGIMSRYAEILETVHHHTPKQLAAWAKASGIKRWVQLSALGADPSQSINFVGSKGRGDDAIAQSGIPIAIARPSVVYGRGGTSCELFIKLTRLPLLPLPEAGRFHLQPVHLADVAEGLAKLAVQADTDHSVINMTGSQTLTLAEYLTTIRQTLHHKPPQRILPFSLHLLEPTLPLANILSNGIISRDSFALLKQGSCADYSDFAALLGREPLAAENFAACL, encoded by the coding sequence ATGAACATCATCATTTTCGGAGGCAGCGGATTTATCGGCAAGCGTACCGTTCAAATCCTCAAAGAACAAGGCCACCAAGTTTGCACGCCCAACCGCCGCGCCTTCGACTTTCTTCATCCCGATGAAACAGCCGCACGCCGTTTATTGGAAGGACAAGACGTCCTCATCAACTGTATCGGCATCATGAGCCGTTATGCCGAAATACTCGAAACCGTGCACCACCACACGCCCAAACAGCTCGCCGCATGGGCAAAAGCATCAGGCATCAAACGCTGGGTGCAACTATCCGCGTTGGGTGCCGACCCATCTCAATCCATCAACTTTGTCGGCAGCAAAGGACGTGGCGATGATGCCATTGCTCAAAGCGGCATACCGATTGCCATAGCCAGACCATCCGTCGTTTACGGACGAGGAGGAACCAGCTGCGAACTGTTTATCAAACTAACCCGCCTCCCTTTGCTTCCCTTACCGGAAGCCGGTCGCTTTCATTTGCAGCCCGTACACCTTGCCGATGTTGCCGAAGGTTTGGCAAAACTTGCCGTCCAAGCCGACACCGACCATAGCGTCATCAATATGACCGGCAGCCAAACTCTAACCTTGGCGGAATACCTGACCACCATCCGTCAAACCCTGCACCATAAACCGCCGCAACGTATTCTGCCTTTCTCCCTACACCTGCTTGAGCCAACGCTACCGTTGGCAAACATCCTCAGCAACGGCATTATCAGCCGCGACAGCTTTGCCCTACTCAAGCAAGGCTCATGCGCCGACTATTCTGATTTTGCGGCTTTACTAGGCAGGGAACCATTGGCAGCAGAAAACTTTGCCGCTTGCCTATAA
- the mobA gene encoding molybdenum cofactor guanylyltransferase MobA, with product MKIFALILAGGQGSRMGGVDKGLVQWHNKALIDHVIEKIRPQVSHIAISANRNLESYAQRSAHVFSDARQWQHYGPLAALCTAANDLQIATADWLLIVSCDMPRLPENLVSQFETIARRTPLCNAFYVETSARPHYSVMFIRPQILQSTVPYLYSGMRSIRGWLQQQRARVVHFPHEQDFISYNTENDLAQPL from the coding sequence ATGAAAATTTTTGCACTGATATTGGCCGGCGGGCAGGGAAGCCGGATGGGAGGTGTCGATAAAGGGTTGGTGCAATGGCACAATAAAGCCTTGATAGACCACGTTATCGAAAAAATCCGCCCGCAAGTCAGCCATATCGCCATCAGTGCCAACCGCAATCTCGAATCCTACGCTCAACGCAGCGCACACGTTTTCTCCGATGCGCGCCAATGGCAGCATTACGGCCCTCTAGCCGCCTTATGTACTGCCGCCAACGATTTACAAATTGCTACTGCCGATTGGCTGCTCATCGTATCTTGCGATATGCCGCGGTTGCCGGAAAATTTGGTGTCCCAATTTGAAACCATCGCGCGGCGCACGCCATTGTGCAATGCGTTTTATGTAGAGACCTCTGCCAGGCCGCATTACAGCGTGATGTTTATCCGACCGCAAATCCTACAAAGCACCGTGCCATACCTTTATTCAGGAATGCGCAGCATCCGTGGCTGGCTGCAGCAACAGCGCGCGCGAGTTGTCCATTTCCCTCATGAGCAGGATTTTATCAGCTACAACACGGAAAACGATTTGGCTCAGCCTTTGTAG
- a CDS encoding histidine kinase — MRLFSGSSDGLSLSSRLKLLTMLWVGSAFLSIAFTLLLSWRLESAAKTIEDAGSLKMQVYRLAYMASVRTPNAQIDNQIKEFERTLANVTQSDAIHPLIPSQMPLAYDLIQSMLLIDWESNIKPSLQHYERPTQIGLYRFAGNIELFLQAMENANEQNTLWLRRFQMAMMLMILVAAGLMIVWHYSWIIRPLEKLRDGVETISEGRFGVQIDTDQIREFAQVSKGFNQMSRRLKTLYTDLEGQVAQQTQDLARQNRDLTLLYQTTRNLHQTFTPQQAAEEFLAQILPAFSALGGTVYLSDEERKRSDLAASVGETEEGNRVEFPIVYQDEQLGVLALYFSDGHMPNEQDEKLLQTLSGQLGISIANNRMEQERRLLAVLQERNLIAQGLHDSIAQALTFLNLQVQMLESAFASNQREQAEENISFIKDGVQECYEDVRELLMNFRTKISNKDFPEAVESLLARFERQTGIPVDLKWQDDGQALNYDEHLQIIFILQESLSNIRKHARAQHVSVEIANHGDFVMTIRDDGAGFNKEHLSNRPSGEHVGLGIMQERAQRINAQLAITSQIGQGTAVMLTLPQQMRTAS; from the coding sequence ATGCGTTTATTCTCCGGATCTTCAGACGGCCTGAGCCTGTCCTCGCGTTTAAAACTACTGACTATGTTATGGGTCGGCTCGGCTTTTTTATCGATTGCCTTTACCCTACTGCTTTCTTGGCGTTTGGAAAGCGCGGCTAAAACGATTGAAGATGCGGGCAGCTTGAAAATGCAGGTGTATCGCTTGGCTTATATGGCAAGCGTCCGTACGCCCAATGCTCAAATTGACAACCAAATCAAAGAATTTGAACGTACGCTGGCCAATGTAACACAAAGCGATGCCATTCATCCGCTGATTCCGTCACAAATGCCGCTGGCTTACGATTTGATCCAATCGATGCTGTTAATTGATTGGGAATCCAACATCAAGCCTTCTTTGCAACATTACGAGCGGCCGACCCAAATCGGCTTATACCGTTTTGCCGGCAATATCGAGCTGTTTTTACAAGCGATGGAAAACGCCAACGAGCAAAATACTTTGTGGCTGCGCCGTTTTCAAATGGCGATGATGTTGATGATTTTAGTGGCTGCCGGCTTGATGATTGTTTGGCATTATTCGTGGATCATCCGGCCGCTGGAAAAATTGCGCGACGGGGTAGAAACCATCAGCGAAGGTCGTTTCGGGGTACAAATCGATACAGACCAAATTCGTGAATTCGCCCAAGTCAGCAAGGGCTTCAACCAAATGAGCCGCCGTCTGAAAACGCTTTATACGGATTTAGAAGGACAGGTTGCCCAACAAACCCAAGACTTGGCCCGGCAAAATCGTGACTTGACTCTGCTCTACCAGACTACGCGCAACCTGCACCAAACCTTTACGCCGCAACAGGCCGCAGAAGAATTTTTGGCTCAGATTCTGCCGGCGTTTTCCGCTTTGGGCGGTACAGTATATCTTTCCGATGAAGAACGCAAACGCTCTGACTTGGCGGCAAGTGTCGGTGAAACCGAAGAGGGAAATCGTGTAGAATTCCCAATCGTTTACCAAGACGAACAGCTCGGTGTATTGGCCCTGTATTTTTCAGACGGCCATATGCCCAATGAGCAAGATGAAAAATTGTTGCAGACTTTAAGCGGGCAGCTGGGGATTTCCATCGCCAACAACCGCATGGAACAAGAACGCCGCCTGCTTGCCGTCTTGCAGGAGCGTAACTTGATTGCGCAAGGTTTGCATGACAGTATTGCACAAGCCCTGACCTTTTTGAATTTGCAGGTGCAAATGTTGGAAAGCGCGTTTGCTTCAAACCAACGCGAGCAGGCTGAAGAAAACATCAGCTTTATTAAAGACGGCGTGCAGGAATGCTATGAAGACGTCCGCGAGCTTCTGATGAATTTCCGCACCAAAATCAGTAATAAAGATTTCCCTGAAGCGGTAGAATCGCTGCTGGCGCGTTTTGAACGACAAACCGGTATTCCAGTTGATTTAAAATGGCAGGACGACGGACAGGCTTTGAATTATGATGAGCATTTGCAAATCATCTTCATCTTGCAGGAAAGCCTGTCCAATATCCGGAAGCACGCGCGTGCGCAACATGTCAGTGTCGAAATTGCTAACCACGGCGATTTTGTCATGACGATTCGGGACGACGGCGCAGGCTTTAATAAAGAACACCTATCAAACCGGCCTTCAGGCGAACATGTCGGCTTGGGCATTATGCAGGAACGTGCCCAACGGATTAACGCACAACTGGCCATTACATCGCAGATTGGGCAAGGTACGGCGGTTATGCTGACTTTGCCGCAACAAATGAGAACAGCATCATGA
- the ygiD gene encoding 4,5-DOPA dioxygenase extradiol, whose amino-acid sequence MKKMPVLFVGHGSPMNALDTENPFNQNFSLITQKFAKPKAILMISAHWYSSRLQVTSGKHPEMIYDFYGFPEELSQMQYPAPGSPELAEQVKSLLQPENVELNPTRGFDHGAWAVLKFLYPDADIPVVQLSLNRLQSAEWHFNLAKKLSALREQGVLIIGSGNIVHNLRALSWEHIDQIGAGYDWAFAFRETVNQAIATRDDKTLVHYEQLGEKAELSVPTPDHYLPLLYIMALREPDDEVTFFNDNLIAGSLSMTSVLVG is encoded by the coding sequence ATGAAAAAAATGCCTGTATTGTTTGTTGGGCATGGTAGCCCGATGAATGCATTAGATACAGAGAACCCGTTCAATCAGAATTTCAGCCTAATTACGCAAAAGTTTGCCAAACCAAAAGCCATTTTGATGATTTCAGCGCATTGGTACAGCAGCCGTTTGCAGGTGACATCAGGTAAACACCCTGAAATGATTTACGATTTCTACGGCTTTCCTGAAGAGCTCAGCCAAATGCAATATCCCGCGCCCGGGTCGCCCGAGTTGGCGGAGCAAGTGAAGTCATTATTACAGCCGGAAAATGTCGAGCTGAACCCAACGCGTGGTTTTGATCATGGGGCATGGGCGGTGTTGAAATTTCTCTATCCCGATGCCGATATTCCCGTGGTACAACTTAGCCTTAACCGTTTGCAATCGGCAGAATGGCATTTCAACTTGGCGAAAAAATTATCTGCCTTGCGAGAACAAGGCGTGCTGATTATCGGCAGCGGCAATATTGTGCATAATCTGAGGGCGTTAAGTTGGGAACATATTGACCAAATCGGTGCAGGGTATGATTGGGCGTTTGCTTTCCGTGAAACGGTCAATCAGGCGATTGCAACACGAGATGATAAAACTTTGGTGCATTATGAGCAGTTAGGTGAAAAAGCCGAGCTTTCTGTGCCAACGCCGGATCATTACTTGCCCTTGCTGTACATCATGGCATTACGCGAACCGGATGATGAAGTTACGTTTTTCAATGATAATTTGATTGCGGGATCGCTCAGTATGACGTCGGTTTTGGTGGGGTAA
- a CDS encoding GlxA family transcriptional regulator produces MSSENERNEFRQNQTVPKIVLYAQSGMNDFVFNIPFSVFQTTYRDNPLFDLKICSDDGKDVITALGASIPVHGGLDVTEEADIIVIAGWRNIEEAPTPELAENLQRAAKRGAHITALCYGTYALAYTGLLDGRTAATHWLAEDDFIRRFPKIHLDTNRLYAEDGNFLTSAGAAGGLDCCLYLIRKIHGATVANDLARTLVTAPHREGGQAQFIHRPVERRTADDKMNHLLDELRQNLATPYRLDDLAKKLAVSRRTFIRHFSQASGMNFGEWLTTERLWQVQDLLENTDLPIERIAEQSGFGSAANLRLQFKAKFKINPNAWRKVFGR; encoded by the coding sequence ATGTCGTCTGAAAACGAGCGTAACGAGTTTCGCCAAAATCAAACTGTCCCCAAAATCGTGCTATATGCTCAATCGGGCATGAATGATTTTGTCTTCAACATTCCCTTTTCTGTTTTTCAGACAACCTATCGGGACAATCCGCTCTTTGACCTGAAAATCTGTTCCGATGACGGCAAAGACGTCATCACGGCACTGGGCGCAAGCATTCCCGTACACGGTGGCTTGGATGTGACGGAAGAAGCCGACATCATCGTCATCGCAGGCTGGCGCAATATTGAAGAAGCCCCGACGCCGGAACTGGCTGAGAATTTACAGCGGGCAGCAAAACGTGGTGCGCATATCACCGCCCTATGTTACGGCACTTACGCCCTTGCCTACACAGGACTTTTAGACGGCAGAACCGCCGCAACCCACTGGCTTGCCGAAGACGACTTTATCCGCCGTTTCCCTAAAATTCATCTGGATACTAACCGCCTATATGCGGAAGACGGCAACTTTTTAACATCGGCAGGTGCGGCGGGCGGGCTGGATTGCTGTCTGTACCTCATCCGCAAAATCCACGGTGCAACCGTTGCCAACGACCTTGCCCGTACCTTGGTTACGGCACCACACCGCGAAGGCGGGCAGGCACAGTTTATCCACCGACCTGTCGAACGTCGTACCGCCGATGACAAAATGAATCACTTATTGGACGAACTGCGCCAAAACCTTGCCACCCCATACCGCTTGGACGATTTGGCAAAAAAATTAGCCGTTTCCCGCCGTACCTTTATCCGCCATTTTTCTCAAGCCTCAGGCATGAATTTCGGTGAGTGGCTCACAACAGAGCGGCTATGGCAGGTACAGGATTTGTTGGAAAATACGGATTTGCCGATAGAACGCATCGCCGAACAAAGCGGCTTCGGCAGTGCGGCAAACCTACGTTTGCAGTTCAAAGCCAAATTTAAAATCAATCCAAATGCCTGGCGGAAAGTATTTGGCAGATAG
- a CDS encoding GbsR/MarR family transcriptional regulator has translation MKLNPTTEKFILHWGEMGTKWGVNRTVAQIHALLYILGRPMNAEEITETLGVARSNVSNSIKELQNLRLVHTVHILGDRRDHFETSDDVWTLFRTIAEVRMQREIEPTRQFLQSLIDSPEFSQENETAKQRIQQTHDFISTLTMWANEMLKLSTSTMVKILKIGAGIQKFFR, from the coding sequence ATGAAACTGAATCCGACCACTGAAAAATTTATCCTCCATTGGGGTGAAATGGGTACCAAATGGGGTGTCAATCGTACCGTTGCACAAATCCATGCCCTGCTCTACATCTTAGGCAGACCGATGAACGCCGAAGAAATTACCGAAACGCTCGGCGTAGCGCGCTCCAATGTCAGCAACAGCATCAAAGAGCTGCAAAACCTGAGACTGGTGCATACCGTGCATATTCTGGGTGACAGGCGCGATCATTTTGAAACTTCGGATGACGTCTGGACTTTGTTCCGCACCATCGCAGAAGTGCGTATGCAGCGTGAAATCGAACCGACACGGCAATTTTTGCAAAGCCTGATCGACAGCCCTGAATTTAGCCAGGAAAATGAAACTGCCAAGCAGCGAATCCAACAAACCCATGATTTCATCAGTACGCTAACCATGTGGGCAAATGAAATGTTGAAGCTTTCTACTTCAACCATGGTAAAAATTTTGAAAATTGGCGCAGGAATACAAAAATTTTTCCGTTGA
- the trmB gene encoding tRNA (guanosine(46)-N7)-methyltransferase TrmB produces MSENIPENTPENTVPEEHKRNIRSFVLRQGHMTAAQQRAIDTMWPQFGVDFQEAPLDLNHAFGRDNPKVLEIGFGMGVATVEIAKRLPDTDFLAIDVHGPGVGNILKLIEEEHISNIRVMRHDAVEVVEKMLEDGSLDGIHIFFPDPWHKKRHNKRRLVQVPFVEKLLPKLKSGGYVHMATDWEEYAVQMLEVLSSFDSLQNTAADYAPTPDYRPETKFEARGKRLGHGVWDLVFRKK; encoded by the coding sequence ATGTCCGAAAACATTCCAGAAAATACCCCCGAAAATACCGTTCCTGAAGAACACAAACGCAACATCCGCAGTTTCGTCTTGCGCCAAGGCCATATGACCGCGGCCCAACAGCGCGCCATTGATACGATGTGGCCGCAATTTGGTGTGGACTTCCAAGAAGCCCCTTTGGATTTGAACCATGCTTTTGGACGGGACAACCCTAAAGTTTTGGAAATCGGTTTCGGTATGGGCGTCGCAACGGTGGAAATCGCCAAACGTCTGCCCGATACCGACTTTTTAGCAATTGATGTTCACGGCCCGGGCGTCGGCAATATCTTGAAGCTGATTGAGGAAGAACACATTTCCAATATCCGCGTAATGCGTCATGATGCAGTAGAAGTAGTGGAAAAGATGCTGGAAGACGGGTCTTTAGACGGCATTCATATTTTCTTCCCTGACCCTTGGCACAAAAAACGCCACAATAAACGCCGCTTGGTACAAGTGCCGTTTGTTGAAAAGCTGCTGCCCAAACTCAAAAGCGGCGGCTATGTCCATATGGCAACCGACTGGGAAGAATACGCTGTGCAAATGCTGGAAGTTTTGAGCAGTTTCGACTCTTTGCAAAACACAGCTGCCGATTACGCCCCTACGCCTGATTATCGTCCTGAAACCAAATTTGAAGCCCGAGGCAAACGATTGGGTCATGGCGTTTGGGACTTGGTGTTCCGTAAGAAATAA
- a CDS encoding D-alanyl-D-alanine carboxypeptidase family protein, with protein sequence MMKKALLSLIFAALLNTPALAADPVASAPAVQIEAQTQPLLHSINSPTTPPEIAATAYIVTDLHSKQTLASNNADTPIEPAALTQMMTAYLAFKALENGTLEASQMLTVSNAAWKVEGSRMFLDPKVPVSVSSLIKGTTIQSANDAAITLAEAIGNGSIDEFVKQMNEEAKRLGMKHTHFNNPTGISSNGHVSTVGDLAILAAALINDYPKYYPLFANKSFKYNNIEQPNRNLLLYRDSSIDGLKTGYSEGAGYHLAASSKRNNRRIVSILAGAESTEARASESSKLLNWSLQAFDTPKLYNGGEVISQVKVYKGSTKAVDIGFLDDVYITIPHDTGKNVKPILETLQPVLAPIEKGQVLGKLKVMKDGKIIAEKDVVALTGVEEGSWLRRMWDAIMLWFKGLFS encoded by the coding sequence ATGATGAAAAAAGCGCTACTTAGCTTAATTTTTGCTGCACTCCTGAATACTCCTGCCCTCGCTGCCGACCCGGTTGCATCCGCACCTGCCGTACAAATCGAGGCTCAAACGCAGCCGCTGCTACACAGCATCAACAGCCCGACAACGCCGCCGGAAATTGCGGCGACGGCCTATATCGTTACCGACCTGCACAGCAAGCAAACCTTGGCATCCAACAATGCCGATACACCTATCGAGCCAGCCGCGTTGACGCAAATGATGACCGCCTACCTTGCCTTTAAAGCACTGGAAAACGGTACACTTGAAGCAAGCCAAATGCTGACCGTTTCCAATGCCGCATGGAAAGTCGAAGGTTCGCGCATGTTCCTTGATCCGAAAGTTCCTGTCAGCGTCAGCTCCTTGATTAAGGGTACAACCATCCAATCGGCCAACGATGCCGCCATTACCCTTGCCGAAGCCATTGGCAACGGCTCTATCGACGAATTCGTTAAACAAATGAATGAAGAAGCCAAACGCTTGGGCATGAAGCACACCCACTTCAACAACCCGACTGGTATTTCTTCTAACGGCCATGTTTCAACCGTTGGCGACCTTGCCATCTTGGCAGCCGCGCTCATTAATGACTATCCGAAATATTATCCTTTATTTGCAAATAAATCTTTCAAATACAATAATATCGAGCAGCCCAACCGCAATCTTCTGCTCTATCGCGACAGCAGTATCGACGGTTTGAAAACCGGCTATTCTGAAGGCGCAGGTTACCATCTCGCCGCTTCCAGCAAACGCAACAACCGCCGTATTGTTTCCATCCTTGCCGGTGCCGAATCTACCGAAGCGCGCGCCAGTGAAAGCAGCAAACTGCTCAACTGGTCATTGCAGGCATTTGATACGCCTAAACTTTACAACGGCGGAGAAGTGATTTCCCAAGTCAAAGTTTACAAAGGCAGCACCAAAGCCGTAGATATCGGCTTCTTGGACGATGTTTACATTACCATTCCCCACGATACCGGCAAAAACGTCAAACCAATCTTAGAAACGCTTCAGCCCGTCCTCGCTCCGATTGAAAAAGGCCAAGTATTGGGCAAACTGAAAGTCATGAAAGACGGCAAAATCATTGCCGAAAAAGACGTCGTCGCCCTGACCGGCGTGGAAGAAGGCAGCTGGTTGCGCCGTATGTGGGACGCGATTATGTTGTGGTTTAAAGGTTTATTCAGTTAA
- the ilvA gene encoding threonine ammonia-lyase, biosynthetic, translating to MNHSLPLSDYLTRILTASVYDVAVETPLDLARSLSDRLNNQVLLKREDLQPVFSFKIRGAYNKMAKLPKEALDCGVIAASAGNHAQGVALSAQYLGCRAVIVMPETTPKIKIDAVKSRGGEVVLKGVSYNDAYDYAMELAEKEKLTYIAPFDDPDVIAGQGTIGMEILRQHRNINAIFVPIGGGGLAAGVAAFIKQVCPEIKVIGVQTDDSCCMKQSVEAGKIIHLKDVGLFSDGTAVKVVGDETFRLCKELLDEIITVNTDMLCGAIKDIFDDTRSITEPAGALALAGLKAYVAKNNIQGQNLVAVTSGANMNFHRLRHVSERSELGEGNEGIFAVTIPEEKGSFLKFINLLGSRNITEFNYRYGSDKNAHIFVGLQTAGAQDLAVISEQLTEAGLPNVDLTNDEIAKIHIRYMVGGRTEKVANERLVSFEFPERPGALSRFLNHMRAEWNITLFHYRNHGADYGRILVGIDVPESDNEAFTDFLESLGYVYKEETDNPAYKLFLA from the coding sequence ATGAACCATTCCCTTCCTCTTTCTGATTATCTAACCCGTATTTTGACCGCTTCCGTTTATGATGTAGCCGTAGAAACGCCTTTGGATCTGGCACGTAGTCTGTCAGACCGTCTGAACAATCAGGTTTTGCTCAAGCGCGAAGATTTGCAGCCGGTGTTTTCGTTCAAAATCCGCGGCGCGTACAATAAAATGGCGAAGCTGCCGAAAGAAGCCTTGGATTGCGGCGTGATTGCAGCAAGCGCGGGCAACCATGCGCAGGGTGTGGCTTTATCGGCGCAGTATTTGGGTTGCCGCGCCGTCATTGTGATGCCGGAAACAACGCCTAAAATCAAAATCGATGCGGTCAAGAGCCGAGGTGGCGAAGTGGTATTGAAAGGCGTGTCTTATAACGACGCCTATGATTATGCGATGGAGTTGGCAGAAAAGGAAAAACTGACTTATATCGCGCCGTTTGATGATCCTGACGTAATTGCCGGTCAGGGAACCATCGGCATGGAAATTCTCCGTCAACACCGTAATATCAATGCGATTTTTGTTCCGATTGGCGGCGGCGGTTTGGCAGCGGGTGTAGCGGCGTTTATCAAACAAGTTTGCCCTGAAATTAAAGTCATTGGTGTGCAAACCGATGATTCTTGCTGTATGAAGCAATCGGTAGAGGCAGGGAAAATCATACATCTGAAAGATGTCGGCCTGTTTTCAGACGGCACGGCGGTCAAGGTTGTCGGTGATGAAACCTTCCGCCTGTGTAAAGAGCTGCTGGACGAGATTATTACGGTCAATACGGATATGTTGTGCGGCGCAATTAAAGATATTTTTGACGATACGCGCAGTATTACCGAGCCTGCGGGCGCATTGGCACTTGCCGGCTTGAAGGCTTACGTTGCGAAAAACAATATTCAAGGCCAAAACTTGGTTGCCGTCACCAGTGGCGCCAACATGAACTTCCACCGCTTACGCCACGTTTCAGAGCGCAGTGAGCTGGGCGAGGGCAACGAAGGCATTTTCGCCGTTACTATTCCCGAAGAAAAGGGCAGCTTCCTGAAGTTTATCAATTTGTTGGGAAGCCGGAACATTACTGAGTTCAACTATCGCTACGGCAGCGATAAAAATGCGCATATTTTTGTCGGTTTGCAAACCGCCGGTGCGCAAGACTTGGCCGTCATCAGTGAACAACTGACTGAAGCAGGCCTGCCCAATGTCGATTTGACCAATGATGAAATCGCCAAAATCCATATCCGTTACATGGTCGGCGGCCGTACGGAAAAAGTAGCCAACGAACGCTTGGTCAGCTTTGAATTCCCTGAGCGCCCCGGCGCATTGTCCCGCTTCTTGAACCATATGCGCGCCGAATGGAATATTACTTTGTTCCATTATCGCAATCATGGTGCGGACTACGGCCGTATTTTGGTCGGTATTGATGTACCGGAAAGCGACAATGAAGCCTTTACCGACTTTTTGGAGAGCTTGGGTTATGTTTATAAAGAAGAAACCGATAATCCGGCTTATAAACTTTTCTTGGCTTAA
- a CDS encoding response regulator: MTIKITLIDDHTLFRSGIKALLSRQPDFEVVGEASDGLAGVKMVEQLKPDVVLLDLDMPVMNGREALAQILSINPQLTVIMLTVSEDSDDLTECMRMGAKGFLLKNINADFLLESIRKAVDGDNVFSPEMTSRLVQSLISPSPSRSDHLLAQLTPREMEILGYLAAGHSNKIIARHLNLAESTVKVHVQNLLRKLNLSSRVQAAVYAVQHKVPQPVLS; the protein is encoded by the coding sequence ATGACGATTAAAATTACCCTTATTGACGACCACACCCTATTTCGCAGCGGTATCAAGGCCTTGCTTTCTCGCCAGCCTGATTTTGAAGTCGTCGGCGAAGCTTCAGACGGCCTGGCCGGCGTAAAAATGGTTGAGCAGCTCAAGCCTGACGTAGTTTTGCTGGACTTGGATATGCCGGTCATGAACGGCCGCGAAGCATTGGCTCAAATTTTAAGTATCAATCCGCAGCTGACCGTCATCATGCTTACCGTTTCCGAAGACAGCGACGATTTGACCGAATGTATGCGTATGGGTGCAAAAGGCTTTTTGCTGAAAAACATCAATGCCGACTTCCTCTTAGAAAGCATCCGCAAAGCCGTCGATGGCGACAATGTCTTCTCTCCAGAAATGACCAGCCGCTTGGTGCAATCGCTGATTTCCCCTTCTCCTTCCCGCTCCGACCACCTGCTGGCGCAGCTGACCCCGCGCGAAATGGAAATCTTAGGCTACCTTGCCGCCGGACACAGCAATAAAATCATTGCCCGCCATTTGAACTTGGCAGAGTCAACCGTCAAAGTGCATGTGCAAAACCTGTTGCGTAAGTTAAACCTAAGCAGCCGCGTTCAAGCAGCGGTTTATGCGGTGCAACACAAAGTACCGCAACCAGTATTGTCTTAA
- a CDS encoding DoxX-like family protein yields MSDHTAHTLPDYLPYSMGLLWLWSGTQPLFFMPEMSLDLLHSVGIPNPLQWPTLIAASLLDIGFAFLCFSRFRSRSEIWLLQFITVAAYSLIIAFRLPEMWAHPFAPLVKNLPIMATLFFLYQSVGDKK; encoded by the coding sequence ATGTCCGACCACACTGCACATACCCTCCCCGACTACCTACCTTACTCGATGGGGCTGCTATGGCTCTGGAGCGGTACCCAGCCTCTGTTTTTCATGCCTGAAATGTCATTGGATTTACTGCATTCGGTCGGTATTCCCAATCCATTGCAATGGCCGACATTAATTGCCGCCTCACTATTGGATATCGGTTTTGCCTTTTTATGCTTCAGCCGCTTTCGCTCCCGTTCCGAAATATGGCTGCTGCAATTTATAACCGTCGCGGCATACAGCCTGATCATTGCCTTCAGACTGCCCGAAATGTGGGCACATCCATTTGCACCTTTGGTAAAAAACCTGCCAATTATGGCTACTTTGTTTTTCCTGTATCAATCCGTAGGAGATAAAAAATGA
- a CDS encoding DUF2269 family protein, with amino-acid sequence MNTYLIVKTLHIISATLMVGTGFGTAFYLFWANRSGSVAAQSIVSHWVIKADWWFTTPAVIFQPLSGLWMLYERGYTVATLLEQNWVWMTLALYIFSGICWLPVVWLQIRMAKIAEKAHKENADTIPEPYWRYARRWELLGYPAFCATIVIYFLMVMKPI; translated from the coding sequence ATGAACACCTATTTAATCGTTAAAACCCTGCACATCATCTCGGCTACCTTAATGGTCGGCACCGGTTTTGGTACAGCGTTTTACCTCTTTTGGGCAAACCGCAGCGGTTCGGTTGCCGCTCAGTCGATCGTCTCGCATTGGGTCATCAAAGCAGATTGGTGGTTTACCACGCCCGCCGTCATTTTCCAACCCTTGTCCGGCTTATGGATGCTGTATGAACGCGGCTACACTGTTGCCACCTTGCTGGAACAAAATTGGGTATGGATGACGCTGGCCTTATACATTTTTTCAGGCATTTGCTGGCTGCCTGTTGTTTGGCTGCAAATCCGCATGGCCAAGATTGCCGAAAAAGCGCATAAAGAAAACGCAGACACCATTCCGGAGCCCTACTGGCGTTATGCCAGACGCTGGGAATTGCTCGGCTACCCTGCCTTTTGCGCCACTATCGTGATTTACTTCCTGATGGTGATGAAACCGATTTAA